TCATGCCGTTCGCTCGTCGCATCATAGGCTGGACGAAGCGCGCGAATAGCGAAAGGCATCGCCATGATCGCGTTGACGGTGACGACCATGAGCGGCGCCACAGCCAGGGAATCACCGACGTGGCGTAGGAGAAGAAACCAGCCGGCGCCGATGACGATGGGCGGGACCACCAGGACGAAGCCGGCGCCGGTATCGGCGGCGTATTCAAGCAAGGAGCTGCGCCCGGTCTTGCGGCGACCGGCCAGGGCCCGTCGCGCGGCAACCAGCGAGAAGGACAAAACCACCGAAAGCAGGGCCGAGAGGAAAGCCAGCACGATGCTGGTCAACGCTGCCTGTTGGACGGTGTTTTCGCCAACTAGGCGCGAAAGGTCGGCCGCCAGACCGGCGGCGACGATCGCCGCCATCGGGCCGGCCACGAACAGCAATGCCGCTGCAATCATCACAAAATTCAGCGTGGCCTCTCCGAGGCCGATCGACAGATAACGCCGCGGCGCTACCGAGAGATTGGCGTCGCCGACGGTGTTGGCTCCCAGTCGGGCCAGCAATGTCATCACCACGAAGGTCAGGACGATCTGCAAGAGTGTCAGCGCGACCGCTCGTGCCGGATCGAAGTCGAAACGCAGCGCCTGATAGATCGCCACTTCCAGCGTGGTGGCGCGCGGGCCGCCGCCGAGCAGCAGGACGATGGTGAAAGATGTGATGCAAAGCATGAAGACCAGGCCGGCGACGGCCGGCATGGCCCGGCTCAGCGCGGGCCATTCGATCAGCCGGAAGGCCGGTCGCGCACCCATACCGAGCTGGCTGGCCAACCGCCACTGGTCGGTGGGTATGGTCTGCAGCGCCTCCACGAAGAGGCGCGTCGCCAATGGCAGGTTGAAGAAGACATGCGCGACAAGAATGCCGGAAAGACCGTAGATGCCGGGCCAGTCTTGCCCGCCCATTTCCGTCAGCGGACCAGCGAAATAGCCCGCGCGGCCATAGAGGGCCAGCACGCCGAGCGCCGCGACAATGGCCGGCAAGGCCAGCGGTACGGCAAACAGCTGCAGGATGAGGCCGCGTCCGAAAAAGGCCGGGTGGCGCGACAGCGCTCTTGCAACGAAAAGCGCTGGAACCACCGACAAAAGCGTCGACAAAAGCGCTTGCCATATTGTGAAGCGCACGACGCGGAAAAGATAGGAATCGAACGCCGAAGCGGCACCGGAGAGATTGCCGGCGCCCTCGGCAACGAGGCCTAAGAAGGCGCCTCCAATCAGCAGCGTGATGAAGGTGAGTGCCACGACACCGGCAACAACGCGCGTATCGCGCAAGGCAGCAGGCCTTCCGTCCTGGCGAGGCTGGATGATGGTGGCCCTCACTTGCTCATCACGGACAGCCATTCATCCACCCAGGCCTTGCGGTTCTTGGCAACCTCTTCTGGGCTGAAGATCAAGGTCTTGGCCGGCTTCACCAGCTTGTCGAAGGCCGGGTTGAGAGGCTTGTCCATCTTGCCGGCCGGGAACATCCAATTGGTTTCGGGAACGACGTCCTGGAACTTCGGGCCGGTCATGAAGGCCATGAATTTCTGGGACAGCGGGTTCTTGGCGCCAGTGGTGGTGATGCCGGCGACTTCGATCTGCAGATAGTGGCCTTCGGAGAAGGAAGCGGCCTGATAGCGGTCGGTCTTTTCGGCAACCATGTGGTAGGCCGGCGAGGTGGTGTAGGAAAGCACCATCGGCGCTTCGCCCTTGGTGAACAGGCCGTAGGCTTCGCTCCATCCCGGCGTGACCGTGAGCACGCGACCCTTCAACTTGGCCCAGGCCTCCGGCGCCTTGTCGCCATAGACGGCCTTTACCCACAACAGCAAGCCGAGGCCCGGCGTCGAGGTGCGCGGGTCCTGGATGGCGATTTTCTGCGAAGCATCGCCCTCGACCAATTCCTTGAGGCTGGCCGGCGGCGTCTTCAACTTCTCGGTGTCATAGACGACGGCGAAATAGCCGTAGTCGTAAGGCGCGAATGTATCGTCGGCCCAGCCGCCCGGCACGTCGACCGTTGCGATCGTGCCGTGTGGGACGAACAGCCCGCTCGCCTTGGCGTCGGCCGTCAGATTGGTGTCGAGACCAAGCACGATGTCGGCCTTGGTCGCGGCACCTTCCAGCTTGACGCGGTTGAGCAGGGCGACGCCGTCGGCAACCGAGACGAAATCGACTTCGCAGCCACACTCTTCCTCGAAAGCCTTCTTCACCTGCGGGCCTGGCCCCCATTCGGCGGTGAAGCTCTCATAGGTGTAGATAGTCAGCTTGTCCTTGGCCGCGGCCGGCAGTGTGGCGGCAGCAAGGGTGAGAGCCGGGATCAGGACTGACAGAATTTTGCGCATCGACGCCTCCTTCATTCGTGTGACAGGAGAGTTGGCGCCTTTGGCTAAGCGTCTAATCCCTCCGCCGGTACAAGCCGGATCAGGTTCAGCGGGTTGGCTTAGCGCCTCTCAGCCGTTCCGCGAAAACCGCGACCCGGCACCCCGTTAGAGCGGCAAAAGACATAGAGCGGGCCTGCGCGGGGTGCAAGCCTTAGTTTGCCGGGGCGGATCGAACGTCGCGCGGGCGCTGGCATGGACTTCCGTTTCCGCATGGGGGCTGGTAAGGGCGACGCCCATGAGCACTTT
The genomic region above belongs to Mesorhizobium terrae and contains:
- the thiP gene encoding thiamine/thiamine pyrophosphate ABC transporter permease, producing MAVRDEQVRATIIQPRQDGRPAALRDTRVVAGVVALTFITLLIGGAFLGLVAEGAGNLSGAASAFDSYLFRVVRFTIWQALLSTLLSVVPALFVARALSRHPAFFGRGLILQLFAVPLALPAIVAALGVLALYGRAGYFAGPLTEMGGQDWPGIYGLSGILVAHVFFNLPLATRLFVEALQTIPTDQWRLASQLGMGARPAFRLIEWPALSRAMPAVAGLVFMLCITSFTIVLLLGGGPRATTLEVAIYQALRFDFDPARAVALTLLQIVLTFVVMTLLARLGANTVGDANLSVAPRRYLSIGLGEATLNFVMIAAALLFVAGPMAAIVAAGLAADLSRLVGENTVQQAALTSIVLAFLSALLSVVLSFSLVAARRALAGRRKTGRSSLLEYAADTGAGFVLVVPPIVIGAGWFLLLRHVGDSLAVAPLMVVTVNAIMAMPFAIRALRPAYDATSERHERLCAQLGITGWNRLRLIDGPVLRRPLATAFAFAMALSLGDLGVIALFGSDSLQTLPYLLLARMGSYRTADAAGLALLLGLVCFVLVLLAHRLGKERAI
- the thiB gene encoding thiamine ABC transporter substrate binding subunit, producing the protein MRKILSVLIPALTLAAATLPAAAKDKLTIYTYESFTAEWGPGPQVKKAFEEECGCEVDFVSVADGVALLNRVKLEGAATKADIVLGLDTNLTADAKASGLFVPHGTIATVDVPGGWADDTFAPYDYGYFAVVYDTEKLKTPPASLKELVEGDASQKIAIQDPRTSTPGLGLLLWVKAVYGDKAPEAWAKLKGRVLTVTPGWSEAYGLFTKGEAPMVLSYTTSPAYHMVAEKTDRYQAASFSEGHYLQIEVAGITTTGAKNPLSQKFMAFMTGPKFQDVVPETNWMFPAGKMDKPLNPAFDKLVKPAKTLIFSPEEVAKNRKAWVDEWLSVMSK